From Thermoflavifilum aggregans, a single genomic window includes:
- the smpB gene encoding SsrA-binding protein SmpB — translation MEISNRPAWFHYEIKDRYIAGMVLTGSEIKSIREGKVSFNDSFCYFQGDELFVKNLHIAEYKNATYSNHDPLRERKLLLQKRELRKLKNAVQEKGYTIVPLRIFINEKGWAKMEIALVRSKKIYDKRETIKQREAQQEIMRRWKR, via the coding sequence ATGGAAATCAGCAATCGCCCGGCCTGGTTTCATTATGAAATCAAAGACCGGTATATTGCCGGAATGGTTCTCACGGGCTCCGAAATCAAATCCATCCGCGAGGGAAAGGTGAGCTTTAACGACAGCTTCTGCTATTTTCAGGGCGATGAGTTGTTCGTGAAAAATCTACACATCGCAGAATATAAAAATGCCACCTATAGCAATCATGATCCCTTGCGGGAAAGAAAACTCCTGCTACAAAAAAGAGAATTGAGAAAACTGAAAAACGCCGTACAGGAAAAAGGCTATACCATTGTGCCCCTGCGCATCTTCATCAATGAAAAAGGATGGGCTAAAATGGAAATTGCACTGGTGAGAAGTAAAAAGATATACGATAAACGCGAAACAATCAAACAAAGAGAAGCTCAGCAGGAGATCATGCGCCGCTGGAAAAGATAA
- the accD gene encoding acetyl-CoA carboxylase, carboxyltransferase subunit beta, with protein sequence MAKWFQRIKKGIETSTSEKKEPPDGLWTKCPKCKKLILTKDLRENNFVCDKCNYHFRINSAEYFQILFDEDHSQELFGNIYPVDILGFKDIKTYEERLQEAQKKTGLADAIRVGAGKVNGFDLVIACMDFDFIGGSMGSVVGEKIARSVDYCVDHRIPLLIISKSGGARMMESAFSLMQMAKTAAKLTQLAEARIPYFSLMTDPTTGGVTASFAMLGDINMAEPGALIGFAGPRVIKETIKKDLPEGFQTAEFLLEHGFLDFIVDRKELKTRISELLLLFSK encoded by the coding sequence ATGGCAAAATGGTTTCAAAGGATCAAAAAAGGAATTGAGACTTCCACCAGTGAAAAAAAGGAACCACCTGACGGCCTGTGGACCAAATGTCCGAAATGCAAAAAGCTGATCCTGACCAAAGACCTGAGGGAGAACAATTTTGTATGCGATAAATGCAATTATCATTTTCGCATCAACTCAGCCGAATATTTTCAGATTCTTTTTGATGAAGATCATTCCCAGGAATTATTCGGCAATATTTATCCGGTGGATATTCTGGGATTCAAGGATATAAAAACCTATGAAGAACGGTTGCAGGAAGCCCAGAAAAAAACGGGACTGGCCGATGCAATTCGTGTGGGTGCAGGTAAGGTAAATGGTTTTGACCTGGTAATTGCGTGTATGGACTTTGATTTTATCGGGGGGTCCATGGGTTCGGTGGTTGGTGAAAAAATTGCCCGTTCGGTAGATTATTGCGTGGATCACCGTATTCCTCTGCTGATCATCTCCAAATCGGGCGGCGCCCGCATGATGGAAAGCGCATTTTCCCTGATGCAAATGGCCAAAACAGCCGCCAAGCTTACCCAGCTTGCAGAAGCCCGCATTCCCTATTTTTCACTCATGACCGATCCAACCACGGGTGGCGTAACGGCATCATTTGCCATGCTGGGTGATATCAATATGGCTGAACCCGGTGCCCTGATTGGATTTGCAGGCCCCCGCGTCATCAAGGAAACGATCAAGAAAGACTTGCCGGAAGGTTTTCAAACAGCCGAATTCCTCCTGGAACACGGTTTTCTGGATTTCATTGTAGATCGCAAGGAATTGAAAACCCGCATCAGCGAGCTGTTGCTGCTGTTCAGCAAATAA
- a CDS encoding AraC family transcriptional regulator, with the protein MRDSLYDQIMREITPLTQTDCFTIAIRVKSNFHFPLHYHEEYELNFIMNAKGAQRVVGDHIEEIDDLELVLVGPNLPHAWFTHHCTSKEIREITIQFHKDLFDEKFLRRNQLSFIRMMFEKSLRGILFSRETIEHIMPRIMHLNQKQGFDSVLELMSVLHDLSTSRNMRLLSSDSFQSLRFSQHTPPRIERTLEYIDKHFNKPITLAEVSKLNNMTETAFSRYFRNKTGMTFIDSLTEKRLAHASRMLMETNLTIAEIAYKCGFNNISNFNRIFKRRKGCTPREYRERYSEVSRIFI; encoded by the coding sequence ATGCGTGACAGCTTGTATGATCAGATCATGAGGGAAATTACCCCGCTCACGCAAACTGATTGTTTTACCATTGCCATCCGGGTGAAGTCCAATTTTCATTTTCCCCTTCATTATCATGAAGAATATGAATTGAATTTCATCATGAATGCCAAAGGAGCGCAGCGTGTGGTGGGCGATCATATCGAAGAAATTGATGACCTGGAGCTGGTGCTGGTAGGGCCGAATTTGCCTCATGCCTGGTTTACACACCATTGTACCAGCAAGGAAATCCGGGAAATAACCATTCAGTTTCATAAGGATTTGTTTGATGAAAAGTTTTTGCGGCGCAATCAATTGAGTTTCATCCGGATGATGTTTGAAAAATCCTTGAGAGGCATTTTGTTTTCTAGGGAAACCATTGAACACATCATGCCCCGTATCATGCATTTGAATCAGAAACAGGGATTTGATTCCGTGCTGGAGCTTATGTCTGTACTGCATGATTTATCCACTTCGCGGAACATGCGATTGTTGTCGAGCGATAGTTTTCAGTCTTTGCGTTTTTCACAGCACACGCCTCCTCGTATTGAACGGACGCTGGAATACATTGATAAACATTTTAACAAGCCCATTACACTTGCCGAGGTATCGAAGCTGAATAATATGACAGAAACGGCTTTCAGCCGTTATTTTCGCAACAAGACGGGGATGACGTTTATTGACAGCCTCACGGAAAAAAGGCTCGCACATGCCAGCCGTATGCTGATGGAAACCAATCTCACAATTGCGGAAATTGCCTACAAATGCGGATTTAACAATATTTCCAATTTTAATCGTATTTTCAAACGCAGGAAAGGTTGTACACCTCGTGAGTATCGTGAACGATACAGTGAAGTAAGCCGCATATTCATCTGA
- a CDS encoding OsmC family protein: MRIFLKTSILPYREAGFIATTMAHFQVYYQGHLRCVATHLASGSEIETDAPVDNHGKGERFSPTDLVATALGVCMMTVMGIAAEDKQISLEGTRLDIEKTMAASPRRIVKIRVEIHFPEQLCISEADRAHLERVARNCPVAKSIHPDIEQDIHFHWPSQGTA; the protein is encoded by the coding sequence TTGCGGATTTTTTTAAAAACTTCTATCCTGCCCTATCGAGAGGCAGGCTTCATTGCTACCACTATGGCTCATTTTCAGGTTTATTACCAGGGACATCTGCGATGTGTAGCCACCCATCTGGCCTCCGGCTCAGAAATCGAAACAGATGCACCTGTTGACAATCATGGTAAGGGTGAACGGTTTTCACCAACGGATCTGGTGGCTACTGCACTGGGTGTTTGTATGATGACCGTGATGGGCATTGCAGCAGAGGACAAACAAATTTCGCTGGAGGGGACGCGTCTGGATATTGAAAAAACAATGGCTGCCTCGCCCCGCAGGATTGTAAAAATCCGCGTGGAGATTCATTTTCCGGAGCAACTTTGCATTTCTGAGGCCGATCGCGCTCATCTGGAAAGAGTTGCGCGCAATTGTCCCGTCGCAAAAAGCATTCATCCCGATATTGAACAGGATATTCATTTTCATTGGCCTTCTCAGGGAACCGCATGA
- a CDS encoding sodium:solute symporter family protein, translated as MGLNLADSLILIAYLMLTVAVGWLLRHRARRSKESYLMAGKSLPWYLLGLSNASDMFDVSGTMWLVSVCFVYGFKSVWLPWLWPVFNQIFMMMYLSGWLRKSNATTGAEWLQTRFGNHVPYARASHIIIVVFALITCLGYMAYGFIGMGKFLAIFFPWEQISAHLPVHVPSYWAPAVYGLLFSLFALFYAVIGGLHSIVINDVIKYGIMLTACAGLGILVFRETAAHTLLVPREWYSIGFGWHLHMHWTDALSAVNQKIQSDGYQLFGIFFMLMLLKGILASMAGPAPNYDMQKILSTRHARDAAKMSGSVSVILLPLRYTLIMSLTLLALIHDRDLNLHLFGTQQMDFEVVLPAVIQHLLPAGLSGLLLTALLGSFMGTFSSTINAAQAYLVNDIYLRYIHPRASRQAVIRISYASGILVVTGILLSLVIRDINNILQWIVSALFGGYIAANVLKWYWWRMNAGGFFWGMLAGICTALLFSAFLKNADFLYAFPLLFLVSLIACIIGSYSLPPTPQSVLTSFYIQVRPWGFWKPVHQHAMQQIPDLQPNRRFRHDMMNVALGIMAQQCLTLMPMYLLIHHIRALIITTVILISITFVLWKTWWKPLHTDAYN; from the coding sequence ATGGGATTGAATCTAGCCGATAGCCTGATCCTCATTGCTTATCTGATGCTTACAGTAGCTGTAGGCTGGCTGTTGCGTCATCGGGCACGGCGTAGCAAGGAAAGCTATCTCATGGCCGGGAAATCACTGCCCTGGTATTTGCTGGGGTTGAGCAATGCTTCCGATATGTTTGATGTATCGGGTACCATGTGGCTGGTGAGCGTGTGTTTTGTATATGGTTTTAAAAGTGTGTGGCTGCCCTGGCTCTGGCCGGTATTCAATCAGATTTTCATGATGATGTATTTATCGGGATGGCTGCGGAAATCCAATGCCACTACCGGTGCAGAATGGCTGCAGACGCGCTTCGGCAACCACGTACCTTATGCCCGGGCATCGCATATCATCATTGTGGTATTTGCACTCATCACCTGTTTGGGTTACATGGCCTATGGCTTTATCGGCATGGGTAAATTTCTAGCTATTTTCTTCCCCTGGGAGCAGATATCCGCTCATTTGCCGGTGCATGTGCCGTCATACTGGGCGCCGGCTGTTTACGGGCTGCTGTTTAGCCTGTTTGCTTTGTTTTATGCTGTAATCGGTGGCCTGCACAGCATCGTAATCAACGATGTCATTAAGTACGGAATCATGCTGACGGCCTGCGCGGGATTAGGTATCCTGGTATTTCGTGAAACAGCAGCACATACACTACTTGTACCCCGCGAATGGTACAGCATCGGTTTTGGCTGGCACCTGCATATGCACTGGACTGATGCATTATCGGCCGTGAATCAGAAAATACAATCCGACGGGTATCAGTTATTCGGAATCTTTTTTATGCTTATGTTGTTGAAAGGTATATTGGCCAGCATGGCCGGTCCCGCACCTAATTACGATATGCAGAAAATCCTGAGTACACGCCATGCGCGGGATGCAGCAAAAATGAGCGGATCAGTAAGTGTCATCCTGTTGCCACTTCGTTATACACTCATCATGTCGCTTACGCTTCTTGCCCTGATACACGATCGTGATTTAAACCTGCATTTGTTTGGCACACAACAAATGGATTTTGAAGTAGTGTTGCCCGCAGTGATTCAACATTTGCTCCCTGCCGGACTATCGGGTTTGTTGTTAACTGCATTGCTGGGTTCATTTATGGGTACCTTCAGCAGTACCATCAATGCAGCTCAGGCATATCTGGTTAATGATATTTATCTGCGTTACATTCACCCACGCGCATCCCGCCAAGCAGTAATTCGCATCAGTTATGCATCTGGCATACTAGTAGTCACAGGCATCCTGCTCAGCCTGGTGATCAGAGATATCAACAATATTTTGCAATGGATTGTTTCTGCTCTCTTTGGCGGATATATTGCTGCCAATGTATTGAAATGGTACTGGTGGCGCATGAACGCAGGCGGATTTTTCTGGGGTATGTTAGCAGGCATCTGTACAGCCCTGCTGTTCAGTGCATTTTTAAAGAATGCGGATTTTTTATATGCTTTCCCTTTGCTGTTTCTCGTATCTCTTATTGCATGCATCATTGGTTCCTACAGCCTTCCGCCCACTCCTCAATCAGTGCTTACTTCATTTTACATACAGGTGCGGCCCTGGGGATTCTGGAAACCGGTGCACCAGCATGCGATGCAACAGATCCCTGATCTACAACCCAATCGTCGTTTCAGGCATGATATGATGAATGTGGCATTGGGCATAATGGCCCAGCAATGCCTGACCTTAATGCCTATGTATCTGCTGATTCATCATATCCGGGCTCTCATAATTACAACCGTTATCCTGATCAGCATCACATTTGTATTATGGAAAACCTGGTGGAAACCTTTGCATACCGATGCATACAACTGA
- a CDS encoding glycoside hydrolase family 26 protein: MIQESYAQVDGHCTAETRSLYIHLKQVSNQGKMLLGHQDDVYYGVGWAYVPGRSDVREVAGDYPAVLGGDLSGVELGDSLNIDHVPFQLIRQAAVEQFQAGGVVTFSWHMHNPVTGSSAWDTTGENVVAAILPGGRAHAQYVRYLQRGGAFLNSLKTSTGKQIPIILRLFHELNGNWFWWGRSHCTAAEMKALWQFTVQYLRDSLHLHHLLFAWNTDRFADADAYLERYPGDAWTDIIGFDIYQAYDIASNPAFSYQLSRMCHLLDSIAVSHDKIPALTEFGYNTIPDSSWWTQVLQPAIAPYHLAYLLAWRNAGKKPNGSQEFYVPYPGQISADDFRQFVASGRILLRRQAAMLHLYQ, translated from the coding sequence ATGATACAAGAGTCATATGCTCAGGTTGATGGGCATTGCACCGCAGAGACGCGAAGCTTATATATACACCTGAAGCAGGTTAGCAATCAGGGTAAAATGCTTTTGGGTCATCAGGATGATGTGTATTATGGCGTGGGATGGGCTTATGTACCCGGACGAAGTGACGTGCGTGAAGTGGCGGGCGATTATCCGGCCGTACTGGGTGGCGATCTCAGCGGTGTGGAGCTGGGCGATAGCCTGAACATTGATCATGTACCCTTCCAGCTAATCAGACAGGCTGCTGTTGAGCAATTTCAGGCAGGCGGAGTAGTTACTTTCAGCTGGCATATGCATAATCCGGTTACCGGTTCATCGGCCTGGGATACTACCGGTGAAAACGTGGTGGCTGCCATACTGCCCGGCGGACGGGCTCATGCCCAGTATGTGCGATACCTACAAAGAGGTGGAGCGTTTCTGAACAGTTTAAAAACCTCAACCGGCAAACAGATTCCGATAATTCTCCGGCTTTTTCACGAATTAAACGGAAACTGGTTCTGGTGGGGACGTTCACATTGCACCGCTGCAGAAATGAAAGCCCTCTGGCAGTTTACCGTTCAATATCTGCGCGACAGCCTGCATCTGCATCATCTGCTATTTGCCTGGAATACCGACCGGTTTGCAGATGCTGATGCTTATCTGGAACGCTATCCGGGCGATGCATGGACAGACATTATCGGATTTGATATTTATCAGGCTTATGATATCGCTTCCAATCCGGCTTTCAGCTACCAGCTGAGCCGTATGTGCCATCTGCTCGACAGTATCGCCGTCAGCCATGACAAAATACCTGCCCTCACCGAATTTGGATACAATACAATTCCCGACAGCAGTTGGTGGACACAGGTGCTCCAGCCAGCAATTGCGCCTTATCATCTGGCCTATCTGCTCGCCTGGCGCAATGCAGGAAAAAAACCGAACGGCAGTCAGGAATTTTATGTACCCTATCCTGGACAAATTTCTGCGGATGATTTTCGGCAATTTGTTGCTTCAGGGCGTATTCTTTTACGAAGACAGGCTGCTATGCTGCATCTTTATCAATAA
- a CDS encoding LTA synthase family protein, which translates to MKGKPLSSRLQRWIFALSIFFLVIMSLARLAMYLYFRHISIGEHQFPAVMWMGIRYDMREIGIMAVLMILLSAVPFLHPFYSRFGRKFHFALWFIALIVFSFFYTVDAAHFAYLHVRLNAHVLEFLQNPLTSLGMIWETYPVIWMLVAIIVFVFLCFQYIRYTFYKIAAQPEVEKRFRWVRSVILFLFFGGWIFGRIGQFPLRWSDAFTLKGDFNAQIALNPFQSFFSTLAFRNSTFDTEKARYYYPMMAAYLGVDHPDSVHLNYERYFPEDTTRPAWHPNIVLVICESFSGYKSSMWGNPLNTTPFIDSIAQHGIFFDHCFTPSFGTARGVWAVITGLPDVEVHKTASRNPQIVDQHTIINAFKGYRRFYFIGGSTSWANIRGLLDNNIDSVHIYEEKDYSAPRLDVWGISDKNLFLEANKILRTQTRPFFAIIQTSDNHRPYSIPDEDLRYFHKVNYPIDTLKKYGFFSNEELNAFRYFDFCVKTFLDTASREPYFRNTIFAFIGDHGINGDAGNMFPRAWTDQRLTSEHVPFIIYAPALLKPERHSMIASQVDVLPTLAGLANVSYHDFTLGRDLLHLQDTMHNMAFIIERDNDQMGLVNNAYYLKQSIHQPNQYQFVSILNNNPVPQNAYTDSVFRAMRTWMYAFYETARYMTYHNKKQRDVH; encoded by the coding sequence ATGAAAGGAAAACCACTGTCCTCGCGTCTGCAGCGCTGGATTTTTGCATTGTCTATATTTTTTTTGGTGATCATGTCGCTGGCCAGACTGGCCATGTATCTGTATTTCCGGCATATCTCCATCGGTGAGCACCAATTTCCGGCGGTAATGTGGATGGGTATTCGTTATGATATGCGGGAAATAGGTATCATGGCGGTCTTGATGATTTTGCTCAGCGCTGTTCCTTTTCTGCATCCCTTTTACAGCAGGTTTGGGCGTAAGTTTCACTTTGCGCTTTGGTTCATTGCACTGATTGTTTTTTCTTTTTTTTATACGGTTGATGCAGCCCATTTTGCCTATCTGCATGTGCGGTTAAATGCACATGTACTTGAATTTCTCCAGAATCCCCTCACTTCACTGGGTATGATCTGGGAAACCTATCCGGTGATATGGATGCTGGTTGCAATCATTGTTTTCGTGTTTTTATGTTTTCAGTACATACGATATACATTTTACAAAATTGCAGCTCAGCCTGAGGTAGAGAAGCGTTTCCGATGGGTGCGATCTGTAATCTTGTTTCTGTTTTTTGGAGGATGGATATTTGGTCGCATAGGACAATTTCCTCTCCGCTGGAGTGATGCATTCACGCTGAAAGGTGATTTCAATGCACAAATTGCTTTAAACCCATTTCAGAGTTTTTTCAGCACGCTTGCTTTCCGCAATTCCACCTTTGATACGGAAAAAGCCAGGTACTATTATCCAATGATGGCTGCTTATCTGGGCGTGGATCATCCCGACAGTGTGCATTTAAACTATGAGCGTTATTTTCCGGAAGACACCACCCGGCCTGCATGGCATCCCAATATTGTGCTGGTGATTTGTGAAAGTTTCAGCGGTTACAAAAGTTCCATGTGGGGAAATCCATTAAATACAACACCCTTCATTGACAGCATCGCGCAGCATGGAATCTTTTTCGATCATTGTTTTACACCCAGTTTTGGTACAGCACGTGGTGTGTGGGCTGTTATTACCGGCTTGCCTGATGTGGAAGTGCATAAAACAGCAAGCCGCAATCCGCAGATTGTAGATCAGCATACCATCATTAACGCATTCAAGGGTTATCGCCGCTTTTATTTCATCGGTGGAAGCACCAGTTGGGCCAATATCCGCGGGCTGCTCGACAATAATATTGACAGTGTGCATATTTATGAAGAAAAAGATTACAGTGCACCTCGACTGGATGTGTGGGGCATCAGCGATAAAAATCTATTTCTCGAAGCCAATAAAATATTACGCACGCAGACACGTCCGTTTTTCGCCATCATTCAAACTTCTGATAACCATCGTCCCTATTCCATTCCTGATGAGGATTTGCGCTATTTTCACAAGGTAAATTATCCGATCGATACTTTAAAGAAGTACGGATTTTTTTCGAATGAAGAACTCAATGCTTTCCGCTATTTTGATTTTTGTGTGAAAACGTTTTTAGATACAGCTAGCCGTGAACCTTATTTCAGAAATACCATATTTGCTTTCATCGGAGATCATGGAATTAATGGTGATGCTGGCAATATGTTTCCCCGTGCATGGACGGATCAAAGGCTTACCAGTGAGCATGTACCTTTCATCATTTATGCGCCTGCATTGTTGAAACCTGAGCGGCACAGCATGATTGCATCGCAGGTAGATGTATTACCCACGCTTGCGGGTCTGGCCAATGTATCGTATCACGATTTTACGCTGGGCCGCGATTTATTGCATCTGCAGGATACTATGCATAACATGGCTTTTATCATCGAGCGGGATAATGACCAGATGGGATTGGTAAACAATGCGTATTATCTCAAACAATCCATTCATCAACCAAATCAATATCAGTTTGTCTCGATTTTAAACAACAATCCTGTTCCGCAGAATGCCTATACAGATTCTGTATTTCGTGCCATGCGCACCTGGATGTATGCTTTTTATGAAACGGCGCGTTATATGACTTATCACAACAAAAAACAGAGAGATGTGCATTAA
- the lipA gene encoding lipoyl synthase gives METTQVQAEPKKKKPDWLRVKLPVGENYRRVRQIVDTHKLHTICESGNCPNMGECWGAGTATFMILGNICTRSCGFCAVATGRPLPVDWDEPQRVAEAIYLMKIKHAVITSVDRDELPDGGSIIWYNTIRAIRALNPETTLETLIPDFKGNWDNLQRIIDAAPEVVSHNLETVERLTRKVRIQAKYHRSLEVIRRLKQAGMRTKSGIMLGLGETRDEVLQAMEDLLNNGCDVLTLGQYLQPTPHHLPVERYVHPDEFAEYREIGYQMGFDYVESGPLVRSSYHAERHVYPRKSAPQS, from the coding sequence ATGGAAACAACACAAGTACAGGCAGAACCAAAAAAGAAAAAACCAGACTGGTTGCGAGTGAAATTACCTGTTGGTGAAAATTACCGTCGTGTCAGACAAATTGTTGATACCCATAAACTGCACACCATCTGTGAAAGCGGCAATTGTCCCAATATGGGTGAATGTTGGGGCGCAGGTACAGCCACTTTTATGATTCTGGGCAATATCTGCACCCGCAGCTGCGGATTCTGTGCGGTGGCTACAGGCCGGCCTTTGCCTGTGGATTGGGATGAGCCGCAACGGGTAGCGGAAGCCATTTATCTGATGAAAATCAAACATGCCGTCATTACTTCAGTAGATCGCGATGAATTACCCGACGGTGGTTCTATTATCTGGTACAATACCATCCGCGCCATTCGTGCTTTGAATCCGGAAACCACGCTTGAAACCCTGATTCCTGATTTCAAGGGTAACTGGGATAATCTGCAACGGATTATTGACGCCGCTCCTGAAGTAGTTTCCCATAATCTGGAAACAGTGGAACGGCTTACCCGGAAAGTGCGCATTCAAGCCAAATACCATCGGAGCTTGGAAGTGATTCGCCGGCTGAAGCAGGCAGGCATGCGCACCAAGAGCGGCATTATGCTTGGTTTGGGTGAAACCAGGGATGAAGTGCTGCAGGCTATGGAAGACCTGCTAAACAATGGCTGCGATGTACTTACATTGGGACAATACCTGCAACCCACCCCGCATCATTTACCGGTGGAACGATATGTACATCCGGATGAGTTTGCTGAATATCGGGAAATTGGTTACCAGATGGGATTTGATTATGTGGAAAGTGGCCCGTTGGTGCGTTCTTCCTACCACGCCGAAAGGCATGTATATCCCCGTAAGTCGGCACCTCAATCCTGA
- a CDS encoding DUF2851 family protein gives MISEKLLQFIWLYRYFQHQSLHTVQGEAVEILHPGIWNQDGQGPDFQEARIRIGSALWVGDVEIHLRSSDWYKHQHASDAHYQKLILHVVYEQDLADEDPLLQHFPCVELKGRVSRSMIRQYEAWMQQLQPVVCAGSLTGPADVPQLIWTSWKERLLAERWDEDKGKRIRQWLQHTQEDWEEVAYILTARSFGMNRNADMFEALAVHTPRRLFARNRHIPGATAALLFGQAGLLQGRFQDDYPRYLQQLYTALQYKYRLHPLDPSGWQWKRLRPANFPTIRLAQLAELMDQSVHLFSRWLEASAVEDLRSLLQVKLPGYWQQHYRFDVPVEQTAGHHDSHPGRSSTGAVSAIGKDMMDHLILNAIAPLVWWYGKLRLRDDLQQRAVDWMQALPPEHNQIIRIWKQHAIPALHAADSQALYQLYQQYCLPRRCLTCAIGHHLLRKVHAVP, from the coding sequence ATGATATCAGAAAAATTACTGCAATTCATCTGGCTTTACCGCTATTTTCAACATCAATCGCTGCATACGGTACAGGGAGAGGCCGTTGAGATTCTGCATCCGGGGATATGGAATCAGGACGGGCAGGGGCCTGATTTTCAGGAAGCCCGGATTCGCATTGGATCTGCCTTGTGGGTAGGTGATGTGGAAATTCATTTGCGGAGTTCTGATTGGTACAAACATCAGCATGCTTCTGATGCGCATTATCAGAAACTGATTTTGCATGTGGTATATGAGCAGGATTTGGCTGATGAAGATCCTTTGTTGCAGCATTTTCCCTGTGTGGAGTTGAAGGGGCGGGTATCACGCAGCATGATTCGGCAGTATGAAGCCTGGATGCAGCAGCTGCAGCCTGTGGTTTGTGCCGGTTCGCTTACAGGTCCTGCCGATGTGCCTCAGCTGATATGGACCAGCTGGAAGGAAAGATTGCTGGCAGAACGATGGGATGAGGATAAGGGAAAGCGCATCCGTCAATGGTTGCAACACACGCAGGAGGATTGGGAAGAGGTTGCCTATATCCTGACAGCGCGAAGTTTTGGGATGAACCGGAATGCCGACATGTTTGAAGCACTTGCTGTACACACGCCCCGGCGCCTATTTGCCCGTAACCGCCATATTCCAGGCGCCACGGCAGCTTTGCTCTTTGGTCAGGCTGGTCTTTTGCAGGGCCGGTTTCAGGACGATTATCCGCGTTATTTGCAGCAATTGTATACCGCTCTGCAATACAAGTATCGATTGCATCCCCTTGATCCTTCCGGCTGGCAATGGAAGCGCCTGCGCCCGGCTAATTTTCCGACTATCCGCCTCGCTCAGCTTGCAGAATTGATGGATCAATCCGTACATCTGTTTTCCCGCTGGCTGGAAGCCTCTGCAGTGGAAGATTTGCGGAGCCTGTTACAGGTAAAATTACCTGGCTACTGGCAGCAACATTATCGCTTTGATGTGCCTGTAGAACAAACTGCCGGCCACCATGATTCACACCCCGGAAGAAGCTCTACCGGTGCAGTTTCCGCTATCGGAAAGGATATGATGGATCATCTTATTCTGAATGCCATTGCACCGCTGGTGTGGTGGTATGGCAAGCTGCGACTCCGGGATGACTTGCAGCAAAGAGCCGTGGACTGGATGCAGGCCCTGCCGCCTGAGCACAATCAGATCATCCGCATCTGGAAACAACATGCCATTCCCGCTCTGCATGCGGCCGACAGCCAGGCGTTATACCAGCTTTACCAGCAATATTGTTTGCCCCGGCGCTGCCTGACATGTGCGATTGGGCATCATCTGTTGAGGAAAGTTCATGCGGTTCCCTGA